From one bacterium Scap17 genomic stretch:
- a CDS encoding histidine phosphatase family protein, whose amino-acid sequence MTDEPTIRRVALIRHADYHQQIDTPSALQPFPLTRRGERQAREGAEEVLTLCQTHGWQPASTVHASSLLRAWQTAQVMNEVMGDRTEREFSLMAHDALWERSLGSAANLTTAQIAEAVRHDPRVDFLPADWKSNSHFRLPLPGAESLMQAGQRVADFIASLPASPSAPTSAPTSTSTSTSISPPTSGATLTLIVGHGAALRHAAHLLGVLDFDQIAGLSMHHARPVVIEETPPGSWRHVAGEWKVRQRHEPAQD is encoded by the coding sequence ATGACTGATGAACCGACAATCCGACGTGTGGCATTGATTCGTCATGCCGACTATCACCAACAGATTGATACCCCGAGCGCGCTGCAGCCGTTTCCCTTGACCCGTCGCGGAGAGCGTCAGGCGCGTGAGGGAGCAGAGGAAGTGCTGACGCTGTGTCAGACACATGGCTGGCAACCGGCCAGTACGGTACATGCCTCCAGTCTGTTACGTGCCTGGCAGACGGCGCAGGTGATGAACGAGGTCATGGGTGACAGGACAGAGCGTGAGTTCTCGCTCATGGCACATGATGCACTGTGGGAGCGCAGTCTGGGCAGCGCCGCCAATCTGACCACGGCACAGATCGCCGAAGCGGTGCGTCATGACCCGCGGGTGGATTTCCTGCCAGCCGACTGGAAATCCAACAGCCACTTTCGCCTGCCGCTGCCGGGGGCTGAATCCCTGATGCAGGCTGGCCAGCGGGTGGCCGATTTCATTGCTTCGTTGCCGGCTTCCCCATCAGCTCCTACCTCGGCTCCCACATCAACCTCCACATCAACCTCCATATCACCCCCCACATCGGGCGCCACGCTGACGCTGATCGTCGGCCATGGCGCGGCGCTGCGCCATGCGGCGCATCTGCTGGGCGTGCTGGACTTCGACCAGATTGCCGGGCTGAGCATGCACCATGCGCGGCCGGTGGTCATAGAGGAAACTCCGCCTGGGTCATGGCGGCATGTGGCTGGCGAGTGGAAGGTGCGTCAGCGTCACGAGCCCGCGCAGGACTGA
- a CDS encoding metallophosphoesterase, producing MPQGDSPMTLSPPMSDAVPRYRGPTRYLKALPSHAAQWPETHQHLRAGDKVSRAARKLGSKDWPRRDVIFISDAHADAEAFIASLVASGGVRLTSRDNLVLTSRGKRSVFVIGGDCLDKGPSNLELLEALRTLMRSGARLKLLAGNHDMRLMLALMRLSHDDSARTDHLFVRMGAKGLALLKEVFDHYLADRPRAMKSIPSRSECRRRLYPGPDWAEQFRLSASHVLKGEALEKEITRLSAKADGFEHACVKHGLSLRQTYAAALKAHELFLKPGGRFAWFFDEMRLAYRSGAFLHVHAGVDDAFARRLSRQKVSQVNQEFRRILREDPFTFYYGELANVLRTKYRKSDMVLSAAGVKRLHKVGIRAVMHGHVNHQAGQQLGWRHGLLHIEGDVTLDRNSRRKEGLDGVGMGATLIEACGRIVGISNDHPEIKVYAP from the coding sequence ATGCCACAAGGAGATAGCCCAATGACCCTCAGTCCCCCCATGAGCGACGCCGTACCGCGTTACCGAGGCCCGACGCGTTATCTGAAGGCGTTGCCCAGTCACGCGGCTCAGTGGCCCGAGACACATCAGCACCTGCGCGCCGGTGACAAGGTGTCCCGCGCCGCTCGCAAGCTGGGCAGCAAGGACTGGCCACGCCGCGATGTCATCTTCATCTCCGATGCGCATGCCGACGCGGAAGCCTTCATCGCGTCTCTGGTGGCCAGTGGCGGTGTGCGCCTGACCTCACGGGACAACCTGGTGTTGACGTCGCGGGGCAAGCGCAGTGTCTTCGTCATCGGCGGTGACTGCCTCGACAAGGGTCCCAGCAATCTGGAACTGCTGGAAGCCTTGCGCACCTTGATGCGCAGCGGGGCGCGTCTCAAGTTGCTGGCGGGCAATCATGACATGCGGCTGATGCTGGCGCTGATGCGGCTGAGTCATGATGATTCGGCGCGGACCGATCATCTGTTCGTGCGCATGGGCGCCAAGGGCCTGGCGCTGCTCAAGGAAGTCTTCGATCACTACCTGGCGGACAGGCCACGGGCGATGAAGAGCATTCCCTCGCGAAGTGAATGCCGCCGGCGCCTGTACCCGGGGCCGGACTGGGCGGAGCAGTTTCGCCTCTCGGCAAGCCATGTACTTAAGGGGGAGGCGCTGGAGAAGGAGATCACTCGCCTGAGTGCCAAGGCCGATGGCTTCGAGCATGCCTGTGTGAAACATGGCCTCTCGCTGCGCCAGACCTATGCCGCCGCACTCAAGGCCCACGAGCTGTTTCTCAAGCCCGGCGGACGCTTTGCCTGGTTCTTCGACGAGATGCGACTTGCCTATCGCAGTGGCGCCTTCCTGCATGTTCACGCAGGCGTGGATGATGCCTTTGCCAGACGACTCAGCCGCCAGAAGGTCTCGCAGGTCAATCAGGAATTCCGGCGCATCCTGCGCGAAGACCCGTTCACCTTCTATTACGGTGAGCTGGCCAATGTACTGCGCACCAAATATCGCAAGAGCGACATGGTGCTGAGCGCCGCGGGCGTCAAGCGCCTGCACAAGGTCGGCATTCGTGCCGTGATGCATGGTCACGTCAATCATCAGGCGGGCCAGCAACTGGGCTGGCGCCACGGGCTTCTGCATATCGAGGGCGACGTCACCCTGGATCGCAATTCACGCCGCAAGGAAGGGCTGGATGGCGTGGGCATGGGGGCGACGCTGATAGAAGCCTGTGGACGCATCGTCGGCATCAGCAATGACCATCCTGAAATCAAGGTCTACGCGCCCTGA
- a CDS encoding amphi-Trp domain-containing protein has translation MKDDKQDKSLFRHESLQSIDGVQDILKAIIKGLGKGLLSFRDEDGEIRLAPRGLMTLKVTARREDDHHRLDIRLSWHAKPGAKRNKTLKVLDE, from the coding sequence GTGAAAGACGACAAGCAGGACAAGTCGCTGTTCCGACATGAATCGTTGCAATCCATCGATGGCGTTCAGGACATTCTCAAGGCCATCATCAAGGGGCTGGGCAAGGGGCTTTTGTCATTTCGTGATGAGGACGGCGAGATACGGCTGGCACCGCGCGGCCTGATGACCCTCAAGGTCACTGCGCGGCGAGAAGATGATCATCATCGCCTCGATATTCGCCTGTCATGGCATGCCAAGCCCGGTGCCAAGCGCAACAAGACGCTCAAGGTTCTCGATGAGTGA
- the bla gene encoding class A beta-lactamase, with amino-acid sequence MPSSPQRLCGADHCSSPLRSSSLAVKLAVRPSRCWQQWLTGVAFACLPLGAQGADDALATDNSLSTSAMQAIESEVGARIGVTVLDTADGTRFSWRGEERFPMSSTFKVLACGHLLSRVDEGQESLSRKVEIRPAELVTYSPITEHHTRDGGLTLEALCHATITTSDNTAGNLILDALGGPAALTAYLRRLDDDSTRLDRRETALNEATPGDPRDTTTPHAMAATLQRLLVGDALSEPSRLALQGWMLPNTTGDDKLRAALPDDWQIADKTGGGGYGTNNDVAILWPPLRAPLIVAVYLTESEADLAARNAAIADVGRLLVKEVLEG; translated from the coding sequence ATGCCTTCATCCCCTCAGCGCCTGTGTGGTGCCGATCACTGCTCGTCTCCATTGCGCTCTTCCAGCCTTGCGGTAAAGCTTGCTGTCAGGCCTTCAAGGTGCTGGCAACAGTGGCTGACCGGCGTCGCGTTTGCCTGTCTACCGCTGGGCGCTCAGGGCGCAGACGATGCGTTGGCCACTGACAATTCGCTCTCAACGTCAGCCATGCAAGCTATCGAATCAGAAGTTGGCGCGCGAATCGGTGTCACCGTTCTGGATACCGCCGATGGCACCCGTTTCAGCTGGCGTGGGGAAGAGCGCTTCCCCATGAGTAGCACCTTCAAGGTGCTGGCCTGCGGTCATCTGCTCTCGCGGGTGGACGAAGGCCAGGAATCGTTGTCACGCAAGGTGGAGATTCGCCCGGCGGAGCTCGTGACCTATTCCCCCATCACCGAGCATCACACCCGGGATGGAGGCCTGACGCTTGAGGCGTTATGCCATGCCACCATCACGACCAGCGACAATACCGCGGGTAACCTGATTCTCGACGCTCTGGGCGGCCCTGCCGCACTGACGGCCTATCTGCGGCGTCTGGACGATGACAGCACGCGGTTGGACAGGCGTGAAACGGCGCTCAATGAGGCCACTCCCGGTGATCCGCGCGATACCACCACGCCGCACGCGATGGCGGCCACCCTGCAGCGACTGCTGGTGGGGGATGCGCTGAGCGAGCCATCGCGTCTGGCCCTGCAGGGCTGGATGCTGCCCAACACTACCGGCGATGACAAGCTGCGGGCGGCCTTGCCCGATGACTGGCAGATCGCGGACAAGACCGGTGGTGGGGGATATGGCACCAATAATGACGTTGCCATCCTGTGGCCACCGCTGCGTGCCCCGTTGATCGTGGCGGTCTATCTGACCGAAAGCGAGGCCGACCTGGCAGCGCGCAATGCCGCGATTGCCGATGTCGGGCGTCTGCTGGTCAAGGAAGTGCTGGAGGGCTAG
- a CDS encoding NADH:flavin oxidoreductase/NADH oxidase, which translates to MSTLFSSLTLGPLTLDNRIIIAPMCQYSAEEGRMQAWHDQHLGNLAQSGAGLLIFEASAVAPEGRITHGDVGLYDEACQQAMQGVVERIRRYSPMPLAVQIGHAGRKASCQKPWDGGAAIAPGNDNGWQVLAPSAIPFSEGGPLPEAMSGEQIRRTIADFVAAAQRAVDIGLDGIELHAAHGYLLHEFLSPLSNQRDDDYGGSLENRMRLTLEVFDAVRAAIPEHVMLGIRISATDWVEGGWDLEQSIELAKALDRRGCHYLHVSSGGLSAQQQIPVAPNYQVPHAEALKAQVKMPVIAVGLITEPQQAEDLLANERADAIALARGILYDPRWPWHAAAALGDTVKAAPQYLRCQPHGLKSLLENQQD; encoded by the coding sequence ATGTCCACACTGTTTTCATCGCTCACCCTCGGCCCGCTCACGCTGGACAATCGCATCATCATCGCACCGATGTGTCAGTACTCCGCCGAGGAGGGCCGGATGCAGGCCTGGCATGATCAGCATCTTGGCAATCTCGCCCAGTCCGGAGCTGGGCTTCTGATCTTCGAAGCCAGCGCCGTTGCCCCGGAAGGGCGCATCACCCACGGCGATGTCGGGCTCTACGATGAGGCTTGCCAGCAAGCCATGCAGGGGGTTGTCGAGCGTATCCGCCGCTATTCGCCGATGCCGTTGGCGGTGCAGATCGGTCATGCGGGGCGCAAGGCGTCCTGCCAGAAGCCTTGGGACGGCGGTGCTGCCATCGCGCCAGGCAACGACAATGGCTGGCAGGTGCTGGCGCCCAGCGCGATTCCGTTCAGCGAGGGCGGGCCGCTCCCCGAGGCGATGAGTGGCGAGCAGATCCGCCGCACCATCGCGGACTTCGTGGCGGCGGCGCAGCGCGCCGTCGACATCGGCCTGGATGGTATCGAGCTGCATGCGGCGCATGGTTATCTGCTGCACGAGTTCCTGTCGCCGCTCAGCAATCAGCGCGACGATGACTATGGTGGCTCGCTCGAGAACCGCATGCGTCTGACGCTGGAAGTCTTTGACGCCGTACGGGCTGCCATCCCGGAGCATGTGATGCTGGGCATTCGTATCAGCGCCACGGACTGGGTCGAGGGCGGCTGGGACCTCGAGCAGAGCATTGAGCTTGCCAAGGCGCTGGACCGTCGTGGCTGCCACTATCTGCATGTCTCCAGTGGCGGGCTCAGCGCGCAGCAGCAGATTCCGGTAGCGCCCAACTATCAGGTGCCGCACGCCGAGGCCCTGAAGGCGCAGGTGAAGATGCCGGTGATTGCCGTTGGCCTGATCACCGAGCCGCAGCAGGCCGAAGATCTGCTGGCGAACGAGCGTGCCGATGCCATCGCGCTGGCGCGTGGCATTCTTTACGACCCGCGCTGGCCGTGGCATGCGGCCGCTGCGCTGGGTGACACCGTCAAGGCCGCGCCCCAGTACCTGCGTTGCCAGCCGCATGGCCTGAAGTCGCTGCTGGAGAACCAGCAGGACTGA
- a CDS encoding DMT family transporter, which produces MVIAMAAFAVEDLLFKLAAGHTSTGITLMLFGLGGMLVFMLLTCLRGESLMPAVIFSRPILVRVICEIIARSSFALAITLMPLSTASTILQATPLVVVAGAALFFGERVSRKRWLAIGVGFIGVLLIVRPGLDSFNMTSLFAVISTIGFAGRDLATRGAPASLSNVQLGIYGFLALIPAGGLIALYQQTPLSYAPEATWLIVGAVILGVVAYNALTIAMRKGEVSVVTPFRYTRALFALALGVMVLGESLDAMTLLGAAIVVASGIYIVTQGKQRPPVAKVASL; this is translated from the coding sequence ATGGTCATCGCGATGGCAGCATTCGCGGTGGAGGATCTGTTGTTCAAGTTGGCGGCGGGGCATACCTCGACCGGTATCACCCTGATGTTGTTCGGTCTCGGCGGCATGCTGGTCTTCATGCTGTTGACCTGCCTGCGCGGCGAGTCCCTCATGCCTGCGGTGATCTTCTCGCGCCCGATTCTAGTGCGTGTCATCTGTGAAATCATCGCCCGCAGCAGCTTCGCCCTCGCCATCACCCTGATGCCGCTTAGCACTGCCTCCACCATCCTGCAGGCGACGCCGCTGGTCGTGGTGGCCGGGGCGGCACTGTTCTTCGGGGAGCGCGTCAGCCGCAAGCGCTGGCTGGCAATCGGTGTCGGCTTCATTGGTGTATTGCTGATCGTGCGCCCCGGCCTCGACAGCTTCAACATGACCTCACTGTTTGCGGTGATCAGCACGATCGGCTTCGCCGGACGGGATCTGGCGACGCGCGGCGCGCCGGCATCGTTGTCCAACGTCCAGCTCGGCATCTATGGCTTTCTCGCCCTGATTCCAGCGGGGGGGTTGATCGCTCTCTACCAGCAGACCCCGCTTTCGTATGCGCCCGAGGCGACCTGGCTGATCGTAGGTGCCGTGATACTCGGGGTCGTCGCCTACAACGCCTTGACGATTGCCATGCGCAAGGGCGAGGTTTCGGTGGTCACGCCATTTCGTTATACCCGCGCCCTGTTTGCCTTGGCGCTCGGGGTCATGGTGCTGGGAGAAAGCCTCGATGCCATGACCTTGCTGGGCGCCGCCATCGTGGTCGCAAGCGGTATCTACATCGTCACCCAGGGCAAGCAGCGCCCGCCAGTGGCGAAGGTGGCCTCGTTGTGA
- a CDS encoding hydroxyacid dehydrogenase — translation MPSQAPILGVYLSESLDLDSVYGEALRQLGDDVVLRHPHEIENPSEVRFAICWLPQEAAFAPYPNLTLAMSIGAGVDALLSHPGLSAEVQVARVRDPHQAYLMAGFAAHEVLHREREFAVMADHATRGEWQPLAMRAPEKAQVAVLGHGSMGRAVVSSLATLGFSVTVACRSEPAAPVPGVRYLTGDAAVMAAADGADYLINILPLTPVTENVLNAALFARLRRGAWLVQIGRGEHLVEADLEAALDSGQLAGATLDVFREEPLPPTHRWWHDARLRITPHVASDSLPEVVAEQVVATARELRDGLPLTLGVDRQRGY, via the coding sequence ATGCCAAGCCAAGCCCCGATTCTGGGTGTCTATCTGAGTGAATCTCTGGATCTGGACAGCGTCTACGGTGAAGCACTGCGCCAGCTGGGCGACGATGTCGTGCTGCGTCACCCGCATGAGATCGAGAACCCGAGCGAGGTGCGCTTCGCCATCTGCTGGCTGCCCCAGGAAGCTGCCTTCGCCCCGTATCCGAATCTCACGCTTGCCATGTCGATCGGGGCAGGGGTGGATGCCCTGCTGAGTCATCCGGGGCTCTCGGCCGAGGTTCAGGTCGCACGGGTGCGCGACCCACATCAGGCGTATCTGATGGCCGGTTTCGCCGCCCACGAGGTACTGCATCGCGAGCGCGAGTTTGCCGTCATGGCCGACCATGCCACGCGTGGCGAATGGCAGCCGTTGGCAATGCGTGCGCCAGAGAAGGCACAGGTGGCCGTGCTGGGCCACGGCAGCATGGGGCGCGCCGTGGTCAGCTCGCTGGCGACTCTGGGGTTCTCGGTGACGGTCGCCTGTCGCAGCGAACCGGCCGCGCCGGTGCCGGGTGTGCGCTATCTGACCGGTGATGCCGCCGTCATGGCGGCGGCCGACGGTGCCGATTATCTGATCAATATCCTGCCGCTGACCCCGGTGACCGAGAACGTGCTGAATGCTGCCTTGTTCGCCAGGCTGCGCCGTGGTGCCTGGCTGGTGCAGATCGGCCGCGGTGAGCACCTGGTGGAAGCGGACCTTGAAGCCGCGCTCGATTCCGGGCAACTGGCGGGGGCAACACTGGATGTCTTCCGCGAGGAGCCGCTGCCGCCCACTCATCGCTGGTGGCATGACGCGCGCCTGCGCATCACGCCGCACGTGGCCAGTGATTCGCTCCCCGAGGTGGTGGCCGAGCAAGTGGTGGCCACGGCGCGTGAGTTGCGCGATGGCCTGCCGCTCACGCTGGGCGTGGATCGCCAGCGCGGCTATTGA
- a CDS encoding class II aldolase/adducin family protein produces MSDAEWQARLDLAACYRLAAYYRMTDLIYTHITARVPDEEGHFLINPYGWRWEEITASSLVKIDVNGKKVDDSTARVNPAGFTIHSAIHAASHSASWIMHTHTRAGVAVSSLEEGLLPLNQIALQFHGRVSYHDYEGIALDLDERERIVASLGDNPALILRNHGLLTTGASAAEMFNNMFYLERSCEIQVATLSMGQPVRRLSPEICEHVVGQYDMAIHEEGDLALEWDAHLRLLESLGCDYRC; encoded by the coding sequence ATGAGTGACGCGGAGTGGCAAGCACGCCTGGATCTGGCGGCCTGCTACCGATTGGCAGCGTACTATCGCATGACCGATCTGATCTACACCCACATCACGGCGCGGGTGCCGGATGAGGAAGGGCATTTTCTGATCAATCCCTACGGCTGGCGCTGGGAGGAGATCACGGCGTCCTCGCTGGTCAAGATCGACGTCAACGGCAAGAAGGTCGATGACAGCACCGCGCGGGTCAATCCGGCCGGTTTCACCATTCACTCGGCGATTCATGCGGCAAGTCACTCCGCGAGCTGGATCATGCATACCCATACGCGCGCCGGCGTGGCGGTGTCGAGTCTGGAAGAAGGGCTCTTGCCCCTGAATCAGATCGCCCTGCAGTTCCATGGTCGCGTCTCCTATCACGATTACGAGGGCATCGCGCTGGATCTGGATGAGCGCGAACGCATCGTGGCAAGCCTTGGCGACAATCCGGCACTGATCCTGCGCAATCATGGCCTGCTGACTACCGGTGCCTCTGCCGCCGAGATGTTCAACAACATGTTCTATCTCGAGCGCAGCTGCGAGATTCAGGTCGCGACCCTATCCATGGGTCAGCCGGTGCGCCGCCTGTCACCCGAGATCTGTGAGCATGTGGTCGGTCAGTACGACATGGCCATTCACGAGGAGGGTGATCTGGCACTGGAATGGGACGCTCATCTGCGACTGCTGGAGAGTCTTGGCTGTGATTATCGTTGTTGA
- a CDS encoding TetR family transcriptional regulator, with amino-acid sequence MSRKAFQRLSQDQRRRDLLEATLSCVAQHGLAGTSVRRVAEAAGVSPGLIRHHFGTKDDMVRAAYAYMMGQLTSDIADASPASDDSPACRLARFIAASLTQPNLAAHKISLWATFIGRVRHDASYSAVHQETYREFLDLLAQLVQPVLNAHALPATESECQEQAIALNGLIDGLWLEGGLEHGLYPVERLPVIAIRAAEGILRLPQGTLLEHVVIATPPPSPSHRS; translated from the coding sequence ATGAGTCGCAAGGCATTTCAGCGGCTTTCCCAGGATCAGCGTCGTCGCGATCTGCTGGAGGCCACCCTGAGCTGTGTCGCGCAGCACGGTCTGGCTGGCACCAGCGTGCGCCGCGTAGCAGAGGCAGCCGGCGTCTCGCCCGGGCTGATTCGTCACCACTTCGGTACCAAGGACGACATGGTACGGGCAGCCTATGCCTACATGATGGGCCAGCTGACCTCCGATATCGCCGATGCCAGCCCAGCCAGCGATGACTCCCCGGCGTGTCGTCTGGCGCGCTTCATCGCGGCGAGTCTGACGCAGCCCAACCTGGCTGCCCACAAGATCTCCCTGTGGGCGACCTTCATCGGTCGGGTGCGCCACGATGCCAGCTATTCGGCGGTGCACCAGGAAACCTATCGCGAGTTTCTCGATCTGCTCGCACAGCTGGTCCAGCCGGTACTGAATGCCCACGCGCTGCCCGCCACCGAGAGCGAATGTCAGGAGCAGGCGATCGCCCTCAATGGCTTGATCGATGGCCTGTGGCTGGAAGGTGGGCTGGAACACGGCCTCTATCCGGTCGAGCGGCTGCCGGTGATCGCCATACGGGCGGCAGAGGGCATTCTGCGACTGCCCCAGGGCACCTTGCTTGAGCACGTCGTCATCGCGACCCCACCCCCATCCCCATCCCACAGGAGTTGA
- a CDS encoding pyridoxal phosphate-dependent aminotransferase, with amino-acid sequence MRYATITERLSDLGGDKWAVHSAARQRIQAGEPVIELTIGEPDIATHPALVEHCVEALRAGRTRYSDGRGEPGLVAALAERYAARMPDISADNVLCFPGTQTALFAVMLALVEEGAGVLTGDPYYATYEGVIRGAGGNLQPVPLRMEHGFVLQPRDLAVAITPQSRVLLLNTPHNPTGAVMDRATLEQLGELCREHDLWIVCDEVYEALIFTGEFVSPLEIEALRERTVVVSSISKSHAATGFRSGWAIGSAEFCRRLLPVSETMLFGNQPFIADMTEAALRGDFDTTERLRDSLGRRARLVHEALAAIPQLSSSLPQGGMFLMVDVSRTGLDGEQFAWRLLEQQQVAVMPGSVFGDCGTPLVRVALTVPDDTLLEAVQRMAMLCDQLEAEVVA; translated from the coding sequence ATGCGCTACGCCACCATTACCGAACGACTGAGTGATCTGGGCGGTGACAAATGGGCCGTTCACAGCGCCGCCCGCCAGCGTATCCAGGCCGGCGAGCCGGTCATCGAGCTGACCATCGGCGAGCCGGATATCGCCACGCATCCGGCCCTGGTCGAGCACTGTGTCGAGGCGCTGCGCGCCGGTCGTACCCGCTATTCCGATGGCCGTGGTGAACCGGGGCTGGTCGCGGCACTGGCCGAGCGCTACGCCGCGCGCATGCCCGATATCAGCGCAGACAACGTGCTGTGTTTCCCTGGTACGCAGACGGCACTGTTCGCGGTAATGCTGGCATTGGTGGAAGAGGGGGCCGGCGTGCTGACCGGCGACCCCTACTACGCCACCTATGAAGGCGTGATACGTGGCGCCGGCGGTAACCTGCAGCCGGTACCGCTGCGCATGGAGCATGGCTTCGTGTTGCAGCCACGGGATCTGGCCGTGGCCATCACGCCGCAGAGCCGTGTGTTGCTGCTCAATACCCCACACAACCCGACCGGGGCGGTGATGGACCGTGCGACTCTCGAGCAGCTCGGTGAGCTGTGTCGCGAGCATGATCTGTGGATCGTCTGCGATGAGGTCTATGAAGCGCTGATCTTCACGGGCGAATTCGTCTCGCCGCTGGAAATAGAGGCACTGCGTGAGCGCACCGTGGTGGTGTCCTCCATTTCCAAGAGCCATGCCGCTACAGGCTTTCGCAGTGGCTGGGCCATCGGCTCGGCGGAATTCTGTCGTCGATTGTTGCCTGTTTCGGAAACCATGCTGTTCGGCAACCAGCCTTTTATCGCCGACATGACCGAAGCCGCACTGCGCGGGGATTTCGATACTACCGAGCGTCTGCGTGATTCTCTCGGGCGCCGCGCGCGTCTGGTGCATGAGGCGCTGGCGGCCATCCCGCAGCTGTCCTCCAGTCTGCCACAGGGGGGCATGTTCCTGATGGTCGATGTCTCCCGCACCGGCCTTGACGGTGAGCAATTCGCCTGGCGGCTACTGGAACAGCAGCAGGTGGCGGTGATGCCCGGCAGTGTGTTCGGTGATTGCGGTACCCCCCTGGTGCGTGTCGCCCTGACCGTACCGGATGACACCCTGCTGGAAGCGGTGCAGCGCATGGCCATGCTGTGTGACCAGCTGGAAGCCGAGGTCGTGGCCTGA
- a CDS encoding TIGR02450 family Trp-rich protein, giving the protein MNRINPDKLLQSKWTAVSPKNRERHFIVTRLIRDEQDEHVVEVVLQAVLTRKDYTLAWRELKADDVWQMGWK; this is encoded by the coding sequence ATGAATCGAATCAACCCCGACAAGCTGTTGCAGAGCAAATGGACTGCCGTGTCTCCCAAGAATCGTGAGCGACATTTCATCGTCACGCGCCTGATTCGTGATGAGCAGGACGAGCATGTGGTCGAGGTCGTGTTGCAAGCGGTACTGACCCGCAAGGATTACACTCTCGCCTGGCGCGAGCTCAAGGCAGATGACGTCTGGCAGATGGGCTGGAAATGA
- a CDS encoding LysR family transcriptional regulator, with protein sequence MKIEWIEDFLALIEAGTFSLAAERRNVTQPAFSRRIRQLEEWLGVELVYRQSQRMILTEHALEYEQEMREWLARLYTLRSRLRSEARQGPKAIITTQHTLTVSYLPRLLRYFRHNSPEAGLQVKSLDRSECLQLFEHDQADLLLCSELQGAPIFDDNGDTQRISLGLERLLPVCAPDAQGRPLHLPRSDQRLPLIAYDPESFLGQILASPYLMDLQRAQDIDIICETSFTLGIRELVMAGLGVGWLPHGLIEDDLESGRLVSLLDDLGGPTLEVACYCRRGKHSAATESLWQLLNESPPSV encoded by the coding sequence ATGAAGATCGAATGGATCGAAGACTTTCTCGCATTGATCGAGGCCGGAACCTTCTCGCTGGCAGCCGAGCGACGCAACGTGACGCAACCCGCCTTCTCGCGCCGGATACGGCAATTGGAAGAGTGGCTGGGCGTCGAGCTGGTCTATCGTCAGTCGCAGCGTATGATCCTCACCGAGCACGCGCTGGAATATGAGCAGGAAATGCGGGAATGGCTGGCGCGGCTCTACACGTTGCGCAGCCGCTTGCGCAGCGAGGCCCGCCAGGGACCGAAGGCGATCATCACCACCCAGCACACCCTCACCGTCAGCTACCTGCCGCGATTGCTGCGCTATTTCCGGCACAACTCTCCCGAAGCCGGACTGCAGGTAAAATCACTGGATCGCAGCGAATGCCTGCAACTGTTCGAGCATGACCAGGCAGACCTGCTGCTGTGCTCCGAACTGCAGGGGGCACCGATCTTCGATGACAACGGCGACACCCAGCGCATCTCGCTGGGGCTGGAGCGGCTGCTGCCGGTGTGCGCCCCGGACGCCCAGGGGCGCCCCCTGCACCTGCCGCGCAGTGACCAGCGTCTGCCCTTGATCGCCTATGATCCGGAGAGTTTTCTGGGCCAGATTCTGGCCTCGCCCTACCTGATGGACCTGCAGCGCGCCCAGGACATCGACATCATCTGCGAGACGTCCTTCACGCTGGGCATTCGTGAACTGGTGATGGCCGGATTGGGAGTCGGTTGGCTGCCCCACGGCCTGATCGAGGATGATCTGGAGAGCGGCAGACTGGTCTCGCTATTGGATGATCTGGGCGGCCCGACCCTCGAGGTGGCCTGCTATTGCCGCCGTGGCAAGCACAGCGCGGCGACCGAGTCGCTGTGGCAACTGCTCAACGAGAGCCCACCCTCGGTGTAA